The Halomicrobium zhouii region GACGCCGCGGGGCGGCTGGGCGAACTCACCGTGCCCCGCCGCGGCGTCACGGTCGAGACCCCCGCGCTCCTCCCGGTCGTCAACCCGCACGTCCAGACCGTGTCGCCGGCGACCCTCGAATCCGAGTTCGGCGCCGAGATCCTGATCACCAACAGCTACGTCCTCCACGGGAGCGACGACCTGCGAGAGCCCGCGCTGGAGCAGGGCCTCCACGACCTGCTGGAGTTCTCGGGCGCCATCATGACCGACTCCGGCTCGTTCCAGCTCGCCGAGTACGGCGACATCACCGTCACCACCGAGGAGATCCTCCAGTTCCAGCACGACATCGGGAGCGACATCGGGACGCCCGTGGACATCCCCACGCCGCCGGACGTCGAGCGCGAGCAGGCGGAGGAAGAGCTCGCGACCACGCAGGAGCGCCTCGAACTCGCCGAGACCGTCGACGTCGGCGAGATGCTCGTCACCGCGCCGGTCCAGGGGTCGACCTACCCCGACCTCCGGGAGGCCGCCGCCGAACACGCCGACGGCACCTCGCTCGACGTCTTCCCGCTGGGTGCGGTCGTGCCGCTGATGAACGAGTACCGCTACGCCGACCTGGTCGACGTCGTCGCCGCCTGCAAGCGCGGCCTCGGCGAGAATCGACCGGTGCACCTCTTCGGCGCGGGCCACCCGATGATGTTCGCGCTGGCCGTCGCGCTAGGCTGTGACCTGTTCGACTCGGCCGCATACGCCCTCTATGCCCGCGACGGCCGCTACCTGACGGTCCGGGGCACCGAACACCTCGACGACATGGAGTACTTCCCGTGTCACTGTCCGGTCTGTGCGGAGTACACGCCCGAGGCCCTGCGGGGGATGACCGACCGCGAGACCGAGGAACTGCTCGCCCGCCATAACCTCCACGTCACCTACGGCGAAATCCGCACTATCAAGCAGGCCATCCGCGACGGCGACCTGCTGGAACTCGTCGAGTCGCGCGCTCGCGCCCACCCGGACATGCTCGATGGGTACCGGACTCTGCTGGACCACGCTGACCAGCTGGAGGAGACGGACCCCGTCTCCAAGGACACGTTCTTCTACCTCTCGACGGAGAGCGCCCGCCGGCCCGAGGTCGTGCGCCACCACCGGCGCCTCGACCGGTTCGACCTCTCGGGCGACGTGTTCGTCACCGAGGGAAGCCGGAGCGACGAGTTCGACGAGAACTGGCGCATCGCCGCGCCCTTCGGCCCCTATCCGCGCGAACTGAGCGAGACGTACCCCTTCACGGCGGAGGTTCCCGAGAATCTCGAACCGCAGGCCTACGAGGCGGCGGCCGACGGCCTGGCCCGCCTCGTCGAACTGAACCCCGACGCCGCGTTCACGCTCGGTCACGATCGCTGGCCGGCGTCGGCGCTGGACCGGGTGCCCGACCGGGTCGACGTGCGGAACCTCGCCGAGCGACGGGACGAGAACCCCTCCGGCTAGATCCCCTCCGTCGTCCGCGTCTGGTCGGTCGCGATCGTCTCGGTTTCTGTCGTCCCGTTCGCCGTCTCGGTGGCCGTCGTCTCGTTCGCCGTCTCGGCGCCCGCCGACTCGGTGGTCGTTTCGTTCCCCGTGCTCTCGCCAGCGCCGCCACCGCCGCCGCCGTCGCCGCCACCCGGTGTCGGCGTCTCGACCTGGGGCTGACTGATCTCGTCCCCTTCGCCGGCAGGGACGAGCCGGTAGACCTCGCCGCCGTCGCCGATGATCCGTCCCGTGCGGCTGGCCAGCACGTAGAGGTTTCCGTCGGCGTCGCGGCCGAAGGCGTTGATGAACCGGTTCAGTCGCTCGCCCTCGCCGCCCTGGATCAGCACCTCCTCGAAGGGCCAGGGCTGTTCGTCCGGGAGCAACTGATCGTCCCCGCCGCTTCCTGGCGTCGCCGCCCCTCCTTCGCCCGCCGGACTCGCGGTCGCCGTCGCCGTCGGGCTCCCGGCGCCTGTCTCGGTCCCGGCGGCCTGCCCGCCGTCCATCGACGCGACGAAGATCCGTCCCTGGGGCTCCGCGAAGCTCCTCGACCAGTCGCCGAAGACGTACCGGCCGGCGAGGTCGGAGAGCGCCTCGTTCCGGTAGACGTAGCCGCCGGTGACCGAGATGCCGACGCTCGTCCCCTGGTACGTATGGGGGTATTCCAGGACGGGGTCGCGGAGCGGCCGGCCGTCGTGGGGCGGAGCGGCGGGCGCCGTCGTCGGGCACTGCGCGGGCGGTTCCGTCGGGTTCGCGGCGTCGAAGCAGTGGAACCCCTCGCGGACGTTCCAGCCGTAGTTGCCGCCCGACTCGATCACGTCGACCTCCTCGAAGAGGTCCTGGCCGACGTCGGCCGCGATCAGGGTGTCGCCGTCGAACGACATCCGCCAGGGATTGCGCAGCCCGTAGGCGTAGATCTCGTCCATCCCACCGGTGCCGACGAAGGGGTTGTCGTCGGGGACGGCGTAGGGCGTCGCGCCGGGCCGTCCGTCGTCGGTCGCCGGCGCGCCCGCGTCCACGTCCAGCCGGAGGACTTTCCCGAGCAGGTTCGCCCGCACGTTCTGGGCGTTGCCGCCCTCGTTCCCGTCGTACCAGTCCTCGACGTGGCCGAGGCCGACGTCGTTGGCGTTGCCGCCGTCGCCGACGGTGGTGTAGAGATAGCCGTCGGGGCCGAACGTCACCGCGCCGCCGTTGTGGTTGAACTGCGGGCTGGGGACCTCGAGGAGCACCCGCTCCGAGTTCCGGTCGATCCCCAGTTGCGACCCGGAGCCGACAGCCCGGAACTCCGAGAGCACCTCGACGTGGTCCCAGTCGTCGGGGAACTCGCGGTCGCCCGGCCCGACGAGGCCGTCGTCGTAGTACGGGCCGTCAGCGCTGTACCGGAGGAAGAGTCGACCGTTCTCGGTGAACTCGGGGTGGAAGGCCAGGCCGAGCAGTCCGCGCTCGTCGAAACCGCCCTCCATCCCGATGGCGAGCGTGGGGCCGATATCGAGCAACGGGTCGGCCCGTAACTCGCCGTCCGCCAGGAGGTAGAGCTGGCCAGTCTGGTCGACGACGACGTGGGCCCCGTTCTGTCCGGGAACCGACTCGAGCGCCACGGGGTTCGTCAGCGGACCGTCGGCCACCAGTTCGGCGCCGACGGTCGGGCCCTCGGGGACGAATCCGCCCGTCCCCGGCGTGGCCGTCCCTGTCTCCGCCGTCGGCGTCGCCGTCTCGCCGCCCGCAACCTGCACGTCGCCGACCATCGAGGACGGGTGGATGGTACAGATATACTGGGCCATCTCCGCGGTCGCGGTAAACGTCAGCGACAGGGTCGCGCCCTGTTCGTCGACGACTTCGGTCCCGACGATCCGCTCGCCGTCGGCGTCCTGGATGACGAAGTCGTGTGGCGCGCCGTCGAGGTTCTCCCAGACCACCTCGTACTCCGTGCCGGCCTCGAGTTCCAGCGTCGGGTTGGTCTCGCCCTCGATGGCAGCGGGCGACCGGCCCTGCCAGCCGGCGACCTCGCCGCCGAACTCGAAAGTGGTCGACGATTGCTGTGCGTAGGCGAACCCGCCCACGCCCGCCAGCCCAGTCAGCCCCGTCGCGGCCAGGAACCGCCGTCGCGACGTCCGTGCGTCCGGTTCCGCCTGTCCTCGGTCGTCTTCGTCGGGTGTGTCTTCCGGAGTCATGCCTCGTCCCACCGTCGTCCCCGAGTTCCAAAAGAAAACGCAGCGTACCGCGAACCGGACGCGTGAACGCCGGAACCGACAGACTGTGGCGGATTTTCCGGGAGCGACCAACGGCGTGGTCCACACCACTCCGGCGGCGACCGGAAGAGAAACGTGAACGTATCACACGAAAGCGACTCGTAAGCCGAAATAACCGACAGCTGGAGCGCTGACAGGGACGCTCGGGGAGTGGCCGGAGCGGTGTGGACCACCACCGAACGCGGTCGACTAGTGAGAGCCATCGCGGTGGCAACGAACTGGAGAGCAGCCACCGGTGAGGTCCCGGCTGAGGATAACAAGATAGTTGCCGCCCCGCGCCCCAGACCGACCATGACCGACCACTTCGAAGTCCACGAGCGCGACGGGGCCGCGCGGGTGGGCGAACTCCGCCTGGCCGACTCGCACGTCACGCCCCGCCTCGCGGACGACGTCGTCGCGGACGCGGGCAGTCTCTGGCCCGAAGGTCGCAACGTCCCCGAGGGTGACGATTCCGTCCTCACCGTCCTGCCGCACCGCGGCCTCCCTGCGGGAACGCCCGACGAGGTCGAGGAGGCTTTCGCCGTCGACTACCCGGACGTCGACTTCCCCAGCGCCGCCGTCGTCTCGCCTGACTCCGCAGCGGACCACCAAACCGACGCCTACGTCCTCTCTGGCGCGACGGGCTACGTCGGCCACGCGAGCGCGTTCGTCGACGCCGTCGTCCAGACGCGCGAGGCGACGCCAGCCGACACCGCGCTCTATCTTCCCGGCGTCGCCACGCCCCGGAACGTCGCCACCCTCGTGTACGCCGGCGTCGACTTGGTCGATACGGACCGCGCCGTCGTGCGCGGGACCCAGGGCCGCTACCTCACGACCGACGAGGCGTACTTCCTCGAAGACCTGGACGAACTCCCCTGCTCGTGTCCGGCGTGTCAGGTCCCCCGCGAGGAGTTCGACCGCGAGGCCTGCGTCGAGCACAACGTCAACGCGCTGGAAGCCGAACTCAAGCGCGTCCGCCGACGAATCCGGGACGGGCGTCTGCGGGACTACATCGAAGGGCAGGTCCGGCAGGACCAGTGGCTCACCGCGACGATGCGACGGCTCGACCAGCAGTACGGCTACCTCGAACAGCGCACCCCGGTCCTCCGTCGCGAAGAGATCACCGCCGCCACCGAGGACACCCTGCGCCGCGTCGAGATCCAGCGCTTCGCCGAGCGCGTCACCACCCGCTATCGGTGCCGGTTCGACGAGCAACCCCTCGTCATTGTCCCCTGTTCGGCCCGCAAACCCTACAGCGATTCCCAGAGTCACAAACAGCTCCACGACGCCATCCAGTTCCGCGGGCACATGCTTTCGATGACCTCGCCCATCGGCGTCGTCCCCCAGGAACTCGAACTCACCTACCCCGCCCAGCACTACGATTCGGTCGTCACCGGGCGCTGGAGCGCCAACGAGATCGAGTTCGTCAGCGACGTGCTGGAGCGGTACCTCGAACGCAACGACTACCCCGAGGTCGTCGTCCACGTCCCCGGCGAGGGGTACCGCGAAATCTGCGAGCGCGTGGAGGAGTCGCTGGGCGTGGAGTTCACCTACACCGCCGTCGACCACCCGACGACGAGCGAGTCGCTCTCCAACCTCGCCGAGGCGATGGACGGCTACCCGAAGTACATGAAACGCGAGCGCGAGCACAACACGATCCGCGCCGTCGCCGACTACCAGTTCGGCGAGGGCGCCGGCGACGCGCTCTTCCCCGAAGACGTCCTGACGACCGAGGGTCGCTATCCACAGCTCCGGGCCCACGATTCCGAGGGCGAGCAACTCGCCGC contains the following coding sequences:
- the tgtA gene encoding tRNA guanosine(15) transglycosylase TgtA, with protein sequence MSHFEVRHYDAAGRLGELTVPRRGVTVETPALLPVVNPHVQTVSPATLESEFGAEILITNSYVLHGSDDLREPALEQGLHDLLEFSGAIMTDSGSFQLAEYGDITVTTEEILQFQHDIGSDIGTPVDIPTPPDVEREQAEEELATTQERLELAETVDVGEMLVTAPVQGSTYPDLREAAAEHADGTSLDVFPLGAVVPLMNEYRYADLVDVVAACKRGLGENRPVHLFGAGHPMMFALAVALGCDLFDSAAYALYARDGRYLTVRGTEHLDDMEYFPCHCPVCAEYTPEALRGMTDRETEELLARHNLHVTYGEIRTIKQAIRDGDLLELVESRARAHPDMLDGYRTLLDHADQLEETDPVSKDTFFYLSTESARRPEVVRHHRRLDRFDLSGDVFVTEGSRSDEFDENWRIAAPFGPYPRELSETYPFTAEVPENLEPQAYEAAADGLARLVELNPDAAFTLGHDRWPASALDRVPDRVDVRNLAERRDENPSG
- a CDS encoding PQQ-dependent sugar dehydrogenase, coding for MTPEDTPDEDDRGQAEPDARTSRRRFLAATGLTGLAGVGGFAYAQQSSTTFEFGGEVAGWQGRSPAAIEGETNPTLELEAGTEYEVVWENLDGAPHDFVIQDADGERIVGTEVVDEQGATLSLTFTATAEMAQYICTIHPSSMVGDVQVAGGETATPTAETGTATPGTGGFVPEGPTVGAELVADGPLTNPVALESVPGQNGAHVVVDQTGQLYLLADGELRADPLLDIGPTLAIGMEGGFDERGLLGLAFHPEFTENGRLFLRYSADGPYYDDGLVGPGDREFPDDWDHVEVLSEFRAVGSGSQLGIDRNSERVLLEVPSPQFNHNGGAVTFGPDGYLYTTVGDGGNANDVGLGHVEDWYDGNEGGNAQNVRANLLGKVLRLDVDAGAPATDDGRPGATPYAVPDDNPFVGTGGMDEIYAYGLRNPWRMSFDGDTLIAADVGQDLFEEVDVIESGGNYGWNVREGFHCFDAANPTEPPAQCPTTAPAAPPHDGRPLRDPVLEYPHTYQGTSVGISVTGGYVYRNEALSDLAGRYVFGDWSRSFAEPQGRIFVASMDGGQAAGTETGAGSPTATATASPAGEGGAATPGSGGDDQLLPDEQPWPFEEVLIQGGEGERLNRFINAFGRDADGNLYVLASRTGRIIGDGGEVYRLVPAGEGDEISQPQVETPTPGGGDGGGGGGAGESTGNETTTESAGAETANETTATETANGTTETETIATDQTRTTEGI
- the arcS gene encoding archaeosine synthase subunit alpha gives rise to the protein MTDHFEVHERDGAARVGELRLADSHVTPRLADDVVADAGSLWPEGRNVPEGDDSVLTVLPHRGLPAGTPDEVEEAFAVDYPDVDFPSAAVVSPDSAADHQTDAYVLSGATGYVGHASAFVDAVVQTREATPADTALYLPGVATPRNVATLVYAGVDLVDTDRAVVRGTQGRYLTTDEAYFLEDLDELPCSCPACQVPREEFDREACVEHNVNALEAELKRVRRRIRDGRLRDYIEGQVRQDQWLTATMRRLDQQYGYLEQRTPVLRREEITAATEDTLRRVEIQRFAERVTTRYRCRFDEQPLVIVPCSARKPYSDSQSHKQLHDAIQFRGHMLSMTSPIGVVPQELELTYPAQHYDSVVTGRWSANEIEFVSDVLERYLERNDYPEVVVHVPGEGYREICERVEESLGVEFTYTAVDHPTTSESLSNLAEAMDGYPKYMKREREHNTIRAVADYQFGEGAGDALFPEDVLTTEGRYPQLRAHDSEGEQLAALAQEYGVLAFGIEGARRWVDSDVPVKRVEIDDFVPHGSVLAPGVVDASDDIRVGDDVVVEGPSAFAVGRAEMSGPEMAESTRGVACEVRHGEEK